One window from the genome of Pseudonocardia hierapolitana encodes:
- a CDS encoding ROK family transcriptional regulator, which yields MTSVAEQTPPSADWSALDGSHQRVAVEVLRFGPLPRAQLARRLGLSPGSLTRLTRPLVDAGLLVEGGPENGPKDSPEHPVRTGRPSLPLDVGPSDQRFVGVKITGDTLFAVVTDLRAAVLAEHTRPLPGTDPAAVVGAVADVTRLLQADHPGVVGLGVGIGGFVIDRRDVARAHFLGWHELVPLADLLHRATGLPAVVDNDVRALTAAEHWFGAGRGLQSLLVITIGAGVGCGIVVHDLVVEGAHGGGGSIGHRPVVSSVVCEDGHRGCAQGLVSSRAVSGAVAQALGRPVTYAEALRLAVDGHGAARRVVDEAAGALGVLVADIANLIDPELVILTGDGIGLVEAARPALDAALEENRKAPLAPVRLDVRPFPFTEWARGAAAVAVQEHVLGRARAVTPA from the coding sequence GTGACTTCCGTCGCGGAACAAACTCCGCCTTCCGCCGACTGGAGCGCGCTCGACGGCAGCCACCAGCGGGTCGCCGTCGAGGTCCTGCGGTTCGGCCCGCTGCCCCGCGCTCAGCTCGCCCGCCGACTGGGCCTCTCCCCCGGCTCGCTCACCCGGCTCACGCGCCCGCTCGTGGACGCGGGCCTGCTCGTCGAGGGCGGTCCGGAGAACGGCCCGAAGGACAGCCCGGAGCATCCGGTGCGCACCGGGCGGCCGTCGCTGCCACTGGACGTGGGGCCGTCCGACCAGCGCTTCGTCGGCGTGAAGATCACCGGGGACACGCTCTTCGCCGTCGTCACCGACCTGCGGGCAGCCGTGCTCGCCGAGCACACCCGCCCGCTTCCCGGAACGGATCCGGCGGCCGTGGTCGGTGCGGTCGCCGACGTAACCCGGCTGCTGCAGGCCGACCACCCCGGCGTCGTGGGCCTCGGCGTGGGGATCGGCGGGTTCGTGATCGACCGCCGCGACGTCGCCCGCGCCCACTTCCTCGGCTGGCACGAGCTGGTCCCGCTCGCCGACCTGCTGCACCGGGCCACCGGTCTGCCTGCGGTCGTCGACAACGACGTCCGCGCGCTCACGGCGGCCGAGCACTGGTTCGGGGCCGGGCGTGGTCTGCAGTCGCTGCTAGTGATCACGATCGGCGCGGGCGTCGGGTGCGGGATCGTCGTGCACGACCTCGTGGTGGAGGGGGCGCACGGCGGCGGCGGGTCGATCGGGCACCGCCCGGTGGTGAGCTCGGTGGTGTGCGAGGACGGGCACCGCGGCTGCGCGCAGGGCCTCGTCTCCTCCCGCGCGGTCTCCGGCGCCGTCGCCCAGGCGCTCGGCAGACCGGTGACCTACGCCGAGGCGCTGCGGCTCGCCGTCGACGGCCACGGCGCCGCCCGCCGGGTCGTCGACGAGGCGGCGGGAGCGCTCGGGGTGCTCGTGGCCGACATCGCCAACCTGATCGACCCCGAGCTCGTGATCCTCACCGGCGACGGCATCGGCCTGGTCGAGGCCGCCCGTCCCGCGCTGGACGCCGCCCTCGAAGAGAACCGGAAGGCACCCCTCGCCCCGGTGCGGCTCGACGTGCGGCCGTTCCCGTTCACCGAGTGGGCACGCGGCGCAGCGGCCGTGGCCGTGCAGGAGCACGTGCTGGGCCGAGCGCGGGCGGTCACCCCTGCGTGA
- a CDS encoding FAD-binding protein, with product MTDLPGGVPPLDGSLHVDLTTRTRYAGDAGRISSGPPAAVLRPGSAADVARMVRYCRRHGVPVGARGLGNTTGGQSLVPGGVVIDASALAGIRTFGPGGATVGAGTTWLELARAAARHGLAIPAATGYLGLTVGGTLSVGGIPPAVATGAQVDHVHELEVVTGDGELRRCSPSDDRDLFEAVLAGLGQFGIITEATVGLVPAPAVVRGWSLPHADPAAFFGGLRALARGGEATEVFGDWWRPGEAGEVHHLNAFAFDPADGAPDPPPGAEVREAGYLEHVTRIDDAVAELRELIGWDALPKPWLTVWLPDSRVEEVVGATLAELTPADVGVGGFVLLYTHRRAALTRPSLRLPAPDGSDLVHLFTVMTAGPPDAGPGYGAAMLRRNRRMLDRALAAGGARYPIGTVTSRPADWHAHYGERWPHLVALRQRYDPAGILTPGHGVFLG from the coding sequence GTGACGGACCTTCCCGGCGGCGTCCCGCCGCTCGACGGCTCGCTCCACGTCGACCTCACGACGCGCACGCGCTACGCCGGGGACGCCGGACGGATCAGCAGCGGGCCGCCCGCCGCCGTCCTGCGCCCCGGCTCCGCGGCGGACGTCGCCCGCATGGTCCGCTACTGCCGCCGCCACGGCGTCCCCGTGGGCGCCCGCGGACTGGGCAACACCACGGGCGGGCAGTCGCTCGTGCCCGGCGGGGTCGTGATCGACGCCAGTGCCTTGGCCGGCATCCGCACGTTCGGCCCGGGCGGGGCGACGGTCGGTGCGGGGACCACCTGGCTCGAGCTGGCCCGCGCGGCCGCCCGCCACGGCCTCGCGATCCCGGCCGCGACGGGCTACCTCGGCCTCACCGTCGGCGGCACGCTGTCGGTCGGCGGGATCCCCCCGGCCGTCGCCACCGGCGCCCAGGTCGACCACGTCCACGAGCTGGAGGTCGTCACCGGCGACGGCGAGCTGCGCCGCTGCTCGCCGTCGGACGACCGCGACCTGTTCGAGGCCGTGCTCGCCGGGCTCGGCCAGTTCGGGATCATCACGGAGGCCACGGTCGGCCTGGTACCGGCCCCGGCGGTGGTGCGGGGCTGGTCGCTCCCCCACGCCGACCCGGCCGCGTTCTTCGGCGGCCTGCGCGCCCTCGCACGCGGCGGCGAGGCGACCGAGGTCTTCGGGGACTGGTGGCGTCCGGGCGAGGCGGGCGAGGTGCACCACCTGAACGCCTTCGCCTTCGACCCGGCCGACGGCGCGCCCGACCCTCCGCCCGGTGCCGAGGTCCGGGAGGCCGGCTACCTGGAGCACGTCACACGCATCGACGATGCCGTGGCCGAGCTGCGGGAGCTGATCGGCTGGGACGCGCTGCCCAAGCCGTGGCTCACCGTGTGGCTGCCCGACTCGCGGGTGGAGGAGGTCGTCGGCGCGACGCTCGCCGAGCTGACGCCGGCCGACGTGGGCGTGGGCGGCTTCGTGCTGCTCTACACCCACCGCCGGGCAGCGCTCACCCGCCCGTCGCTGCGCCTGCCCGCACCGGACGGCAGCGACCTCGTCCACCTGTTCACCGTGATGACGGCAGGACCGCCGGACGCAGGCCCCGGGTATGGCGCAGCGATGCTGCGCCGCAACCGCCGCATGCTCGACCGCGCCCTCGCCGCGGGCGGCGCGCGCTACCCCATCGGCACAGTGACCAGCCGCCCCGCCGACTGGCACGCCCACTACGGCGAGCGGTGGCCCCATCTCGTCGCGCTGAGGCAGCGCTACGACCCGGCCGGCATCCTGACGCCCGGCCATGGCGTTTTCCTCGGGTGA
- a CDS encoding arginine deiminase, producing the protein MYRVDSEVGVLRQVILHRPGMELKRLTPGNKDRLLFDDVLWVARAQEEHDRFAALLRERGVDVYLFGELLRTTLEIPEARKYVLDRIFDDRVYGPLAIDALRNCFDAMDPGTLTDHLVGGITKREVLDRIPEPRSIAFHVLDADDFVLEPLPNHLYTRDTSAWLYGGVAINSMRKKARMRETVHYEAVYRWHPLFADADYAVWSAGAVNGPATTEGGDMLVLGGGAVLIGLSERTTPQGVERLARQLFAGGDVDRIVALRMPQARAFMHLDTVLTMVDPETFTQYAGLGMLPAYTIRPGDTEKELDLVDHPPEDMHRAIANALDLPAIRVLTPVQDVHSAEREQWDDGCNTLAVAPGVVVTYERTVTTNRFLRRNGIEVLDIPGGELGRGRGGPRCMSCPVLRDP; encoded by the coding sequence ATGTACCGGGTGGATTCCGAGGTGGGCGTCCTGCGGCAGGTGATCCTGCACCGGCCCGGCATGGAGCTGAAGCGCCTCACGCCGGGCAACAAGGACCGGCTGCTCTTCGACGACGTGCTGTGGGTGGCCCGGGCGCAGGAGGAGCACGACCGGTTCGCCGCGCTCCTGCGGGAGCGGGGCGTGGACGTGTACCTGTTCGGGGAGCTGCTGCGCACCACGCTGGAGATCCCGGAGGCGCGCAAGTACGTGCTCGACCGGATCTTCGACGACCGGGTGTACGGGCCACTGGCCATCGACGCGCTGCGCAACTGCTTCGACGCGATGGATCCCGGCACGCTGACCGATCACCTCGTCGGCGGGATCACCAAGCGGGAGGTGCTCGACCGGATCCCGGAGCCGCGCTCCATCGCCTTCCACGTGCTCGACGCCGACGACTTCGTGCTCGAGCCGCTGCCCAACCACCTCTACACCCGTGACACGTCGGCGTGGCTCTACGGCGGCGTCGCGATCAACAGCATGCGCAAGAAGGCCCGGATGCGCGAGACCGTGCACTACGAGGCGGTCTACCGCTGGCACCCGCTCTTCGCGGACGCGGACTACGCGGTCTGGTCGGCGGGCGCGGTCAACGGGCCCGCCACCACCGAGGGCGGCGACATGCTCGTGCTCGGCGGTGGCGCGGTGCTGATCGGCCTGTCCGAGCGCACCACCCCGCAGGGCGTGGAACGGCTGGCGCGGCAGCTCTTCGCCGGGGGCGACGTGGACCGGATCGTCGCGCTGCGGATGCCGCAGGCCCGCGCGTTCATGCACCTCGACACGGTCCTGACGATGGTCGACCCGGAGACGTTCACCCAGTACGCCGGGCTCGGGATGCTGCCCGCGTACACCATCCGGCCCGGCGACACCGAGAAGGAGCTGGACCTGGTCGACCACCCGCCCGAGGACATGCACCGCGCGATCGCGAATGCACTCGACCTCCCGGCGATCCGGGTGCTCACCCCGGTGCAGGACGTGCACTCCGCGGAACGCGAGCAGTGGGACGACGGGTGCAACACCCTCGCCGTCGCGCCCGGGGTGGTGGTGACCTACGAGCGCACCGTCACCACCAACCGCTTCCTGCGCCGCAACGGCATCGAGGTGCTCGACATCCCGGGCGGCGAGCTCGGTCGCGGCCGCGGCGGGCCGCGGTGCATGAGCTGCCCGGTGCTGCGCGACCCCTAA
- a CDS encoding Lrp/AsnC family transcriptional regulator, with translation MQLDRLDEDIIALLVEDARRSYAEVGQRVGLSASAVKRRVDRLRADGAITGFTVRLDPGALGWTVEGYVELYCRNSTAPGVIRAAVDRFPEVVDASTVSGDADAVLRILATDMRHFEKVLEQIGAQPFVARTKSVLVLSPLLRRSSTPPPH, from the coding sequence GTGCAGCTGGACCGTCTGGACGAGGACATCATCGCGCTGCTGGTCGAGGACGCCCGCCGCAGCTACGCCGAGGTGGGGCAGCGGGTGGGCCTGTCCGCGTCCGCGGTCAAGCGGCGGGTCGACCGGCTGCGGGCCGACGGTGCGATCACCGGGTTCACGGTGCGCCTCGACCCGGGCGCACTGGGCTGGACCGTGGAGGGCTACGTGGAGCTGTACTGCCGCAACAGCACGGCACCCGGGGTGATCCGGGCGGCGGTGGACCGGTTCCCCGAGGTCGTCGACGCCAGCACCGTCTCCGGCGACGCCGACGCCGTGCTGCGGATCCTCGCCACCGACATGCGCCACTTCGAGAAGGTGCTCGAGCAGATCGGCGCCCAGCCGTTCGTGGCGAGGACGAAGTCGGTGCTGGTGCTGTCGCCGCTGCTGCGGCGCTCGTCCACCCCGCCGCCGCACTGA
- a CDS encoding sigma-70 family RNA polymerase sigma factor has product MSEQSGSTAVEDPDLVRARGGDDAAFSRIVAPLRRELHAHCYRMLGSVHDAEDALQDGLVRAWKALPGFEARSSLRSWLYSVVTHACLDAARRRGRRATPVDLGPASDHAVVDSAPRGDVAWLEPYPDAMLADARVEQREAVELAFVAACQHLPGNQRAALLLFEVLGFSAAEIAEMMRTSRASVNSAIQRARAVVAQKVPPRTQQQTLRELDDARLREIVNGFSGALERRDTDGLVALLTEDVTWTMPPLPHWYRGLPAVTDWAVQVPMGSCGAWRHLPTSANGQPAVACYLWDDAAGAHVAWAINVLTLSGDRIAGVTSFLGREQVTAFGLPAELP; this is encoded by the coding sequence GTGAGCGAGCAGAGCGGGTCGACCGCCGTCGAGGATCCGGATCTGGTTCGTGCTCGCGGAGGGGACGACGCCGCGTTCAGCCGGATCGTCGCGCCGCTGCGGCGGGAGCTGCACGCCCACTGCTACCGGATGCTCGGCTCCGTCCACGACGCCGAGGACGCCCTGCAGGACGGCCTGGTGCGGGCGTGGAAGGCGCTCCCGGGCTTCGAGGCCCGCAGTTCGTTGCGTTCGTGGCTGTACTCGGTGGTGACCCACGCCTGCCTGGACGCGGCGCGGCGCCGCGGCCGCCGGGCGACGCCGGTGGACCTCGGGCCGGCGAGCGATCACGCCGTGGTCGACTCCGCACCGCGTGGCGACGTCGCCTGGCTCGAGCCGTACCCGGACGCGATGCTCGCCGACGCGCGCGTCGAGCAGCGCGAGGCCGTCGAGCTGGCCTTCGTGGCCGCGTGCCAGCACCTGCCGGGCAACCAGCGCGCGGCGCTGCTGCTGTTCGAGGTGCTCGGCTTCTCCGCCGCGGAGATCGCGGAGATGATGCGCACCTCGCGGGCGTCGGTGAACAGCGCCATCCAGCGCGCCCGTGCGGTCGTCGCCCAGAAGGTGCCGCCCCGCACCCAGCAGCAGACGCTGCGGGAGCTGGACGACGCGCGGCTGCGCGAGATCGTCAACGGGTTCTCCGGAGCGTTGGAGCGCCGCGACACCGACGGCCTGGTCGCGTTGCTCACCGAGGACGTCACCTGGACGATGCCGCCGCTCCCGCACTGGTACCGGGGCCTGCCCGCCGTCACCGACTGGGCGGTGCAGGTCCCGATGGGCTCCTGCGGGGCGTGGCGGCACCTGCCGACGTCGGCCAACGGCCAGCCCGCCGTGGCCTGCTACCTGTGGGACGACGCGGCCGGGGCGCACGTGGCGTGGGCGATCAACGTCCTCACCCTGAGCGGTGACCGGATCGCGGGGGTCACCTCGTTCCTCGGCCGCGAGCAGGTCACGGCGTTCGGGTTGCCGGCCGAGCTGCCCTGA